Proteins co-encoded in one Dehalobacter sp. genomic window:
- a CDS encoding molecular chaperone GroEL — translation MTSQEKTTVTLNEEARYALARGVDKVADLVKVTLGPKGRNIVIEQMMGYPLVTKDGVTVAKHINLPDPRENMGARLCKEVARQTNDMVGDGTTTSIVLAQAIVKGGMPLVEAGADPIRLKKGMEKAVQAVSQEIGRLGVPATPETVSQVASISAKSRLTGELIAQAVEKVGQNGIVTVQETIERRTFIETTEGMELESGYLSSYFLSENDRMILNLEKPYILMTDQMIDNIQQIKRVLNWCIWEKKPLLIVAKQVTKDVLGMLITHNTEAREAKAIAVQAPGTGEYRLGILEDLAVKTGGSVLVEMLGLSLENIEKSMLGNAEKIIVTRQKTTVIGGGGSSEMIEEKSNQLRALIRQTSESGERQKLQERIAKLSGGIAVIRVGADTKIALKELKDRVIDAVQASKAAVESGVVPGGGTTYVRAAKVLDDLKADSEDELSGIRLIRQALAVPLRQIVNNTGGNGDKVVEMTSKAAPGMGYDAMSGKFVDMMAEGIVDPVAVTVTALNKAMGIASILLTTEGVIDKQYQFTIDLSTMI, via the coding sequence ATGACCTCACAGGAGAAAACAACGGTCACATTAAATGAAGAAGCCCGGTATGCGTTGGCCAGGGGAGTTGACAAGGTAGCTGATTTGGTCAAAGTAACGCTTGGACCTAAAGGAAGAAACATTGTCATTGAACAGATGATGGGTTATCCTCTGGTTACAAAAGACGGCGTAACGGTTGCGAAACACATTAATTTGCCTGACCCTAGGGAAAATATGGGAGCCCGTTTGTGTAAGGAAGTTGCCAGGCAAACCAACGACATGGTCGGCGATGGCACTACGACGTCGATCGTCCTCGCACAAGCCATCGTAAAGGGTGGAATGCCCCTGGTCGAAGCGGGAGCAGACCCGATCCGCCTTAAAAAAGGGATGGAAAAGGCCGTACAGGCAGTCAGCCAAGAAATTGGAAGGCTTGGCGTTCCGGCTACTCCGGAAACTGTTTCCCAAGTTGCGTCCATATCGGCTAAAAGCCGCTTGACTGGAGAACTTATTGCTCAGGCAGTAGAAAAAGTTGGACAGAATGGGATTGTAACAGTCCAGGAAACCATCGAACGGCGTACTTTCATTGAAACAACGGAAGGTATGGAATTGGAGAGCGGTTATCTCTCTTCATATTTCTTATCCGAAAACGATCGTATGATTTTAAACCTGGAAAAACCTTATATTTTAATGACGGACCAGATGATTGACAATATCCAGCAAATTAAGCGCGTTCTTAATTGGTGTATCTGGGAGAAAAAGCCGCTGTTGATCGTAGCAAAGCAAGTAACAAAAGATGTGCTGGGAATGCTGATTACACATAATACGGAGGCTAGGGAGGCCAAGGCGATCGCAGTTCAGGCTCCAGGTACCGGAGAGTACCGTCTTGGTATTTTGGAGGACTTGGCAGTCAAGACAGGCGGTTCTGTTTTAGTGGAAATGCTCGGGTTATCGTTAGAAAATATTGAGAAATCCATGCTTGGTAATGCAGAAAAGATTATTGTCACGCGTCAAAAAACGACTGTGATAGGTGGTGGTGGCAGTAGTGAAATGATTGAAGAAAAATCAAACCAGCTGAGAGCACTAATCAGACAAACATCAGAGTCTGGAGAGCGCCAGAAGCTGCAAGAACGGATAGCCAAGCTTTCTGGTGGAATAGCCGTTATCAGGGTTGGCGCTGATACGAAGATTGCGCTAAAGGAACTTAAAGACCGTGTTATAGATGCTGTACAGGCTTCGAAAGCGGCGGTGGAGAGTGGAGTCGTCCCTGGCGGAGGCACAACCTATGTAAGGGCAGCAAAAGTACTTGATGATTTAAAAGCGGATTCAGAGGATGAGCTATCTGGTATCCGTCTCATTCGACAGGCTTTAGCCGTACCGTTGCGCCAGATTGTAAATAATACCGGTGGTAACGGAGACAAAGTTGTAGAGATGACCAGCAAGGCTGCACCTGGCATGGGATACGACGCAATGTCAGGAAAATTTGTAGACATGATGGCTGAAGGGATCGTAGATCCGGTTGCTGTGACAGTTACCGCGTTGAACAAGGCTATGGGTATTGCTTCAATCCTCCTTACAACAGAAGGGGTCATTGATAAACAATATCAGTTTACAATTGATCTAAGTACCATGATTTAG
- a CDS encoding reductive dehalogenase — translation MFRSSDHEDSKKGFQMDRRKFLKAGVASALTAGMVGAMNVLPAEAAEAVKNTAGPQTGAKSKLHPVVDYGGSSVSFVEHNDQWLGTTKIVGTIKPYHEAEQGFYMANRGKYSPEAQQGFYHYKFVMKHPFGAAIAQFAMSLMAPQMVSGQPSPQKLPIPDPEQMSQHIKDAAYFLRADEVGIGKMPEYAYYTHKAPSQDDLLKDDLSKSIPVTERLPYVIVVMIDQHLETMLASTGYDGISASQSMRSYHTTGVVAVILANYIRGLGYNARAHHFTNYASVMPPLIMAAGMGELSRTGDCTVHPRLGFRHKVAAVTTDLPLVPDKPIDFGLLDFCRVCAKCADNCPSGAITQDRDLVEYNGYMRWNSDFKKCTEFRVTNKEGSSCGRCMKVCPWNSKEKSWFHTAGTWIGSKGEASASLLKKIDDMFGYGEEQIERYKWWLEWPERYDVSALKH, via the coding sequence ATGTTTAGATCTTCGGATCACGAAGATAGTAAAAAGGGGTTCCAGATGGACCGCCGCAAGTTTCTGAAAGCCGGGGTTGCTTCAGCTCTTACCGCCGGAATGGTCGGTGCGATGAACGTTTTGCCGGCTGAAGCCGCTGAAGCTGTGAAGAACACAGCCGGTCCCCAAACCGGAGCCAAATCCAAACTTCATCCTGTTGTAGATTATGGCGGCTCAAGTGTCAGTTTTGTTGAGCATAATGACCAGTGGCTGGGGACAACCAAAATTGTAGGCACGATCAAACCGTATCACGAAGCGGAACAGGGCTTTTATATGGCCAATCGTGGAAAATATTCTCCGGAGGCGCAGCAAGGATTTTATCATTATAAGTTTGTCATGAAACATCCATTTGGTGCTGCCATTGCCCAGTTTGCAATGTCGCTTATGGCCCCTCAAATGGTGAGCGGACAACCGTCTCCGCAGAAACTTCCGATTCCCGACCCGGAACAAATGTCACAGCATATTAAAGATGCTGCCTATTTTTTGCGCGCTGACGAAGTGGGAATCGGCAAAATGCCGGAGTATGCTTATTATACCCATAAGGCTCCCAGTCAGGATGATCTGCTGAAAGACGACCTGTCAAAGTCAATTCCTGTGACGGAACGTCTCCCTTATGTTATTGTGGTTATGATTGACCAGCATTTAGAGACCATGCTGGCTTCTACGGGCTATGACGGCATCAGTGCTTCCCAGTCCATGCGTTCTTACCATACGACCGGCGTAGTTGCGGTTATTCTGGCCAATTATATTCGTGGCCTGGGCTATAACGCTAGGGCTCATCACTTCACCAACTATGCTTCAGTCATGCCTCCTCTTATCATGGCTGCAGGGATGGGTGAACTATCCAGGACAGGTGACTGTACGGTTCATCCCCGGTTAGGATTCCGCCACAAAGTTGCGGCTGTGACCACAGACTTACCTTTGGTTCCGGATAAACCGATTGATTTTGGTTTGCTTGATTTCTGCCGCGTCTGTGCAAAATGCGCGGATAATTGCCCGTCAGGTGCCATTACCCAAGACCGGGATTTGGTTGAATACAACGGATATATGCGCTGGAACAGTGATTTTAAAAAATGCACGGAATTCCGTGTAACGAATAAAGAAGGTTCTTCCTGCGGCAGGTGTATGAAGGTATGCCCCTGGAATTCCAAGGAAAAATCCTGGTTCCATACTGCAGGCACTTGGATTGGCAGCAAAGGAGAAGCTTCTGCCAGTCTTCTTAAGAAAATTGATGATATGTTTGGCTATGGCGAAGAACAGATTGAAAGATATAAATGGTGGTTGGAATGGCCGGAACGGTATGATGTATCGGCACTCAAGCACTAA
- a CDS encoding dehalogenase: MGTFLVFLAGILFLGGIIFIKPRAMQDVKWKTIVNWVLYVLWFAITGTGISFIYINSSVGHVKATSTAIFLFLGLSIVLAIVLARFLGFIGKKRNQQNTNIEA; the protein is encoded by the coding sequence ATGGGAACATTTTTGGTATTTCTGGCGGGTATTTTATTTTTAGGCGGCATCATATTTATCAAACCACGGGCTATGCAAGATGTAAAATGGAAAACAATTGTTAATTGGGTTTTGTACGTTTTATGGTTTGCAATTACTGGCACCGGGATTTCTTTCATCTATATTAATTCAAGCGTCGGACATGTAAAAGCAACGAGTACTGCCATTTTCCTTTTCTTAGGTTTATCGATTGTTCTGGCAATTGTGCTGGCAAGATTCTTAGGTTTTATCGGAAAAAAACGCAATCAGCAAAATACAAATATAGAAGCATAG
- a CDS encoding dehalogenase, with product MGTFLVFLAGILFLAGIIFIKPRAKQELRWKTVLNWVLYVLWYSITAIGVSFIYINSIVGHVKATSTAIFLFIGLSIVLAIVLARLLGFLGKKRENINSSAKA from the coding sequence ATGGGAACATTCTTGGTATTTCTAGCCGGAATTCTGTTCTTAGCCGGAATTATTTTTATAAAGCCGCGAGCTAAGCAGGAGCTGAGATGGAAAACTGTTCTTAACTGGGTATTATACGTCTTGTGGTATTCGATCACAGCAATAGGGGTTTCATTCATTTATATTAACTCAATCGTAGGACACGTGAAGGCCACAAGTACAGCAATCTTTCTGTTTATCGGATTATCGATCGTTCTAGCCATCGTATTAGCCAGACTTTTAGGATTCTTAGGAAAAAAACGCGAAAATATCAATTCAAGCGCAAAGGCGTAA
- a CDS encoding trigger factor, whose protein sequence is MHEIKLGSYKGLKLPPVSMFSEDDLNLGAREAVKKLANQWAKNNMPAVYGDEVVIGLRAECDNMFVPELSNSNLKFTLGDPSVLEAFSQIINHKAGDDLVLSVTFPEGFTVERMGGKTVTFQIAIHEVNHRLPVELSDEIARQINPEVSGIDELQANLRKIISENWLQKIKEERIRSIIDTIASGSEYTLDQKEFQEVLDILNTQSQKELFSSGNPQNLEALMSGDNRMFEMKNMALAEKTLVEELILTEIARLENIDISPEEIQEAKSFFLKTSPDKAQFSQLFPNDEFLGDYLFREKIIHALWKWNDCDIYGKSDYERIFTLQ, encoded by the coding sequence ATGCATGAAATCAAACTTGGATCATATAAAGGATTAAAGCTTCCTCCAGTATCTATGTTTTCCGAAGATGATTTGAACCTGGGGGCGAGGGAAGCTGTAAAAAAACTGGCAAACCAATGGGCAAAAAATAATATGCCTGCGGTGTATGGTGATGAAGTTGTCATTGGCCTTCGTGCGGAATGCGACAATATGTTCGTTCCGGAGTTATCGAATTCGAATCTAAAGTTTACCTTGGGGGATCCTTCTGTTCTTGAGGCATTCAGCCAGATTATTAATCACAAAGCCGGAGATGATTTAGTGCTGTCTGTTACTTTCCCCGAAGGTTTCACCGTTGAACGGATGGGCGGAAAAACAGTTACCTTTCAGATTGCCATCCATGAAGTTAACCATAGACTACCCGTTGAACTCTCGGATGAAATCGCCAGGCAAATTAATCCTGAGGTTTCTGGAATAGATGAGCTGCAGGCCAACTTACGCAAAATAATCTCTGAAAACTGGTTACAAAAGATCAAGGAAGAGAGAATTCGATCCATAATCGACACCATTGCCTCGGGTTCGGAATATACTTTAGATCAAAAGGAATTCCAGGAAGTTCTGGATATTCTTAATACCCAATCGCAAAAGGAACTTTTCTCGTCAGGGAATCCTCAAAACCTTGAAGCGCTTATGTCCGGAGATAACAGGATGTTTGAAATGAAGAACATGGCGTTGGCTGAGAAAACCCTTGTCGAAGAACTCATTCTGACCGAAATTGCACGGCTAGAAAACATCGACATCAGTCCTGAGGAAATTCAGGAAGCAAAATCCTTCTTCTTAAAAACATCTCCCGACAAAGCGCAATTCAGTCAGCTCTTTCCAAATGATGAATTTTTGGGGGACTACTTGTTTAGAGAAAAGATTATTCACGCTCTTTGGAAATGGAACGATTGCGATATTTACGGCAAAAGTGATTACGAAAGAATTTTTACATTACAATAA
- a CDS encoding YlqD family protein, whose translation MEFIKIFREITLKQIVTEESKERTRKQLREQMVALNDEKTEFEENKNKMLTEFSLKGAEATQLNQIRQQFDTQATKFHVGMDEIRMNMAAIDELKTGEEIVIGSVEGPYELKVGDKLETATKAEIVFKDGVVVEIRQ comes from the coding sequence ATGGAATTCATCAAAATTTTCAGAGAGATTACGCTCAAGCAAATTGTAACGGAAGAATCCAAGGAGAGGACCCGTAAGCAATTGCGCGAACAAATGGTGGCTTTGAACGACGAAAAGACGGAGTTCGAAGAAAACAAAAACAAAATGCTTACAGAATTCTCGTTGAAAGGAGCTGAAGCTACTCAACTTAATCAAATCCGGCAGCAATTTGATACGCAGGCTACAAAATTTCATGTTGGGATGGACGAAATTAGGATGAATATGGCAGCGATTGATGAACTGAAAACCGGTGAAGAAATCGTGATTGGTTCGGTGGAAGGGCCTTATGAACTCAAGGTTGGAGACAAATTGGAAACGGCGACCAAAGCTGAAATTGTTTTTAAAGACGGAGTAGTTGTGGAGATTAGGCAATGA
- a CDS encoding Crp/Fnr family transcriptional regulator gives MDDRMMDDNIKRKIPDILIPETFNRIERLGMYTHLANTRTFTKGSIVLGQGAESNSIVYVQSGCLSVGIGMEDGHNKFLFNITEGCVGMTAFLNEYHELQIHAVKTSTVCFFSIAQVMKIFHDDEQVILDILHNILSKVYYFMAHARDLNYSRPSSRVFRLLYNLCIHEGKFVGGSYVITSKLTQKAIADITGTHYVTVCKLFNILEKQEVLKKVKNKIYVYNIEKLKSLINEVIEY, from the coding sequence ATGGATGATAGGATGATGGATGATAATATAAAGAGAAAAATTCCTGATATTTTAATTCCTGAAACATTCAATCGAATTGAACGTTTGGGAATGTACACGCATCTCGCAAATACCCGAACTTTTACCAAAGGAAGCATTGTGCTTGGACAGGGTGCAGAATCAAATTCTATTGTATATGTACAATCAGGATGTTTATCCGTAGGTATCGGGATGGAAGACGGTCATAATAAATTCCTGTTTAATATTACTGAAGGTTGCGTCGGAATGACAGCATTTCTAAATGAATATCATGAATTGCAAATTCATGCGGTCAAAACCAGTACGGTTTGTTTTTTTTCCATTGCGCAAGTTATGAAAATTTTCCATGACGATGAACAAGTAATCCTTGATATCTTGCATAATATTCTCAGTAAAGTATATTATTTTATGGCACATGCCAGAGATTTAAACTATTCCCGTCCTTCCAGTAGAGTGTTCCGCTTGCTCTATAATCTTTGCATTCATGAAGGGAAGTTTGTAGGCGGTAGTTATGTCATTACTTCAAAGCTTACGCAGAAAGCAATAGCGGATATTACGGGGACACATTATGTGACGGTTTGCAAATTATTTAACATACTTGAAAAACAAGAAGTCCTCAAAAAAGTCAAAAATAAAATTTATGTTTATAATATTGAAAAACTAAAAAGTTTAATCAATGAAGTTATTGAGTACTAA
- a CDS encoding reductive dehalogenase → MSEISGNKEKESKQQFSVSRRGFLRTGAAVAAMGVMGAIAAPSKMANATVNTLGYEAAGKGKWSKLKPKMSYGGASVSFVEHNDQWLGTSKLLGPVQRTDEQDGGFCLAIRGILGEKARYGYFQQAPRYPLGTGFLNPLGAISGDNMVDGPLSPEKLPIPDPEQMSQHIKDLAYYLRADEVGIGKMPSYAYYASTMAPPQGAYASGAVPPDAPISKAPVTGNLPNVIVVAVEQHLETYLATTGYDGISVSQSFRCYHATANISVIMAQYIRNLGYNARAQHFGNYEAVMGPCLIAAGMGELTRTGDCVAHPRFGFRTKVAAVTTDLPLAPDKPIDFGMLDFCRVCKKCADECPSKAITFDVDPVEHNGYLRWNTDAKICTAFRASNEEGVNCGRCIKVCPWNSKEDSWFHEAGIWIGSKGQGAAKFLKGIDDMFGYGTEIIEDYKWWLEWPELYKIKMPS, encoded by the coding sequence ATGTCCGAAATTTCAGGAAATAAAGAGAAAGAATCCAAGCAGCAATTTTCGGTAAGCCGCCGCGGTTTTCTGAGAACCGGGGCAGCAGTTGCCGCTATGGGTGTTATGGGTGCAATTGCGGCTCCATCAAAGATGGCGAACGCAACTGTTAATACGTTGGGTTATGAGGCAGCAGGCAAGGGTAAATGGTCAAAATTAAAGCCGAAGATGAGTTACGGAGGAGCCTCGGTCAGTTTTGTGGAGCATAACGACCAGTGGCTTGGGACCAGCAAGCTTCTCGGGCCTGTTCAAAGGACCGATGAACAGGACGGCGGATTCTGCCTGGCCATCAGAGGTATTTTGGGTGAAAAAGCAAGATATGGGTACTTCCAGCAAGCCCCAAGATATCCACTGGGAACCGGGTTCTTAAACCCTCTTGGGGCAATCAGCGGGGATAATATGGTGGATGGACCCCTCAGCCCTGAGAAACTGCCGATTCCGGATCCGGAACAAATGTCTCAGCATATCAAAGACCTTGCTTATTATCTGAGAGCTGACGAAGTAGGGATTGGCAAAATGCCTTCCTATGCTTATTATGCAAGTACAATGGCACCACCGCAAGGAGCGTATGCTTCGGGCGCAGTTCCCCCTGATGCCCCGATCTCAAAAGCTCCTGTGACGGGTAACCTGCCAAATGTTATTGTTGTTGCGGTAGAGCAGCATTTGGAAACCTACTTGGCAACGACCGGATATGATGGAATCTCCGTATCGCAATCGTTCCGTTGCTATCATGCTACAGCCAATATTTCTGTCATTATGGCGCAATACATTCGGAATTTAGGCTATAATGCGAGAGCCCAACATTTTGGCAACTATGAAGCCGTAATGGGTCCGTGCCTGATTGCTGCCGGAATGGGTGAACTTACCCGCACGGGAGACTGTGTTGCTCATCCAAGATTTGGATTCCGCACGAAAGTAGCAGCTGTGACCACCGATTTACCGTTAGCCCCGGATAAGCCGATTGATTTTGGGATGTTGGATTTCTGCAGGGTTTGCAAAAAATGTGCAGATGAATGTCCTTCTAAAGCGATCACCTTCGACGTAGATCCAGTGGAACATAACGGCTATCTGCGTTGGAATACGGATGCAAAAATATGTACAGCTTTCAGGGCCAGTAATGAAGAAGGCGTCAACTGCGGCAGATGTATTAAAGTGTGTCCCTGGAATTCCAAAGAGGATTCCTGGTTCCACGAAGCAGGCATCTGGATTGGCAGCAAAGGGCAAGGTGCTGCAAAATTTCTTAAAGGCATCGATGATATGTTTGGCTACGGAACTGAAATTATTGAAGATTATAAATGGTGGCTTGAGTGGCCTGAGCTCTATAAAATCAAGATGCCAAGCTAA
- a CDS encoding reductive dehalogenase: MFRSSEQEGSQQNQRFKMDRRKFLKAGAASALAAGIVGAIGVLPAEAAEAMASQTGPQNGAKSKLHPNMDYGGASVRFVEHNDQWLGTSKLVGPIKKSHEADSGFFYAMRGKLTAEAQTTSYNYQFVFKHPFNAAIAGFAVNLAPEPMVSGQPAPEKLPIPDPEQMSQHIKDCAYFLRADEVGIGKMPPYAYYTYKTPSLEDLLRDDLSKSTPVTENLPYVIVVMVDQHLETMLASTGYDGISAAQSMRSYHSTGVISCILASYIRNLGYNARAQHFTNYEAVMGPCIIAAGLGELTRTGDCTAHPRLGFRHKVAAVTTDLPLLPDKPIDFGMLDFCSVCGKCADNCPSGAITKDKDPVEFNGYLRWNSDSKKCTIFRATNKEGSSCGRCMKVCPWDSKEQSWFHEAGTWIGSHGQSSSRLLKQIDDMFGYGTEEIEKYKWWLEWPERYDVLATKH; encoded by the coding sequence ATGTTTAGATCTTCAGAACAAGAAGGAAGCCAACAGAATCAGCGGTTTAAGATGGACCGCCGCAAGTTTCTGAAGGCAGGGGCTGCTTCTGCGCTGGCAGCAGGGATTGTTGGCGCAATCGGAGTTTTGCCGGCAGAAGCAGCTGAAGCTATGGCAAGCCAGACAGGCCCCCAGAACGGAGCCAAATCCAAGCTACATCCCAATATGGATTATGGCGGTGCCAGTGTCCGATTTGTCGAGCATAACGACCAATGGCTTGGAACTTCAAAGCTAGTTGGTCCTATTAAAAAGAGCCATGAAGCAGACTCGGGATTCTTTTATGCGATGCGTGGTAAACTTACAGCAGAAGCTCAAACAACGTCGTACAACTATCAATTCGTCTTTAAGCATCCGTTTAACGCAGCTATTGCCGGGTTCGCCGTCAATCTTGCTCCTGAACCCATGGTGAGCGGACAGCCGGCCCCTGAAAAGTTACCGATTCCAGATCCCGAACAAATGTCCCAACACATTAAGGATTGCGCCTATTTTTTGCGGGCGGATGAAGTAGGAATCGGCAAGATGCCCCCGTATGCTTATTATACCTATAAAACGCCTAGTCTGGAAGATTTGCTTAGGGATGATCTATCTAAATCGACACCGGTCACGGAGAATCTACCCTATGTTATTGTCGTCATGGTTGACCAGCATTTGGAAACAATGCTGGCTTCGACCGGATATGATGGTATTAGCGCTGCCCAATCCATGCGTTCATATCATTCAACTGGTGTTATTTCCTGTATTTTAGCCAGTTATATTCGTAACCTGGGTTATAATGCCAGAGCACAGCATTTCACCAACTACGAAGCGGTTATGGGTCCCTGCATTATAGCTGCAGGACTGGGTGAATTAACGAGAACAGGTGACTGCACTGCACATCCGCGTCTTGGATTCCGCCACAAAGTAGCAGCTGTGACCACCGATTTGCCCCTTCTCCCTGACAAACCGATTGATTTCGGCATGCTTGATTTTTGCAGTGTCTGTGGCAAATGCGCAGATAATTGCCCTTCCGGTGCAATTACAAAGGATAAGGACCCAGTAGAATTTAATGGTTACTTGCGTTGGAACAGTGATTCTAAAAAATGCACAATATTCCGGGCAACAAACAAAGAAGGCTCTTCCTGCGGCAGGTGTATGAAGGTATGTCCTTGGGACTCTAAGGAACAATCCTGGTTCCACGAAGCAGGTACTTGGATCGGCAGCCATGGCCAGAGCTCATCCAGATTGCTTAAACAAATCGACGATATGTTTGGCTATGGCACAGAAGAGATCGAGAAATATAAATGGTGGCTGGAGTGGCCTGAAAGATATGATGTATTAGCTACCAAGCATTAA
- a CDS encoding trigger factor, with the protein MHHFQLGQYKGMKIAPQPTPTETELENAVIQSVLKMLNEWSKDNIVVEEGDEVAVSIFATCDGLAVSELCSSYLKYKVGDPMMFGQFKNVIGKKKADRFQMMIDIPHNSPLQHVAGKKAEFLATVLEVWPSKQLEVTDAIIHEMDPEVPDLKTLKEKIRKSLIAESQQTIAENNLQTILDTIIESSTYELDEEMLAATTKQVINNALKDYEIIKNQNANTPFGSSEADEYFYEDCAVFAKQQLLLSLAFTELARVENICISDEEAELGRKQVLEGIQGDQQMFEKLFPTPELLKESLLHEKIVKHLFEWNIGDN; encoded by the coding sequence ATGCATCATTTTCAACTGGGTCAGTATAAAGGAATGAAAATCGCCCCTCAGCCCACGCCTACAGAAACGGAGTTAGAGAATGCGGTAATTCAATCTGTTTTAAAAATGCTTAACGAATGGTCAAAAGACAATATAGTTGTCGAAGAAGGGGATGAGGTTGCAGTCAGCATTTTTGCAACTTGCGACGGTTTGGCTGTTTCGGAACTTTGTTCATCCTATTTAAAATACAAAGTTGGCGATCCCATGATGTTTGGCCAATTCAAAAATGTCATCGGAAAAAAGAAAGCAGATCGTTTCCAAATGATGATTGATATCCCACACAATAGTCCGCTTCAACACGTTGCAGGCAAGAAAGCTGAGTTTTTGGCTACCGTACTGGAAGTCTGGCCGTCAAAACAACTGGAGGTCACAGACGCAATTATCCATGAAATGGACCCGGAAGTTCCGGACTTGAAAACGCTGAAAGAGAAAATCCGCAAGTCCTTGATAGCTGAAAGCCAACAAACCATCGCAGAAAATAATCTACAAACGATCTTAGATACAATTATCGAGAGCTCAACATATGAGTTGGATGAGGAAATGCTGGCCGCCACGACAAAGCAAGTAATAAACAATGCACTTAAAGACTATGAAATCATAAAGAATCAAAACGCAAATACACCTTTTGGCTCAAGTGAGGCTGATGAATATTTCTATGAGGATTGTGCTGTTTTTGCTAAACAACAGCTTCTCCTCAGTTTGGCTTTTACGGAGTTAGCACGTGTTGAAAATATTTGTATTTCCGATGAAGAAGCAGAGTTAGGAAGAAAGCAGGTTCTTGAAGGAATCCAGGGGGATCAACAAATGTTTGAAAAGCTTTTCCCTACCCCCGAACTCTTAAAAGAAAGTCTGCTGCATGAAAAGATTGTCAAACACCTATTTGAATGGAATATCGGTGATAATTGA
- a CDS encoding Crp/Fnr family transcriptional regulator gives MDDSTKRQIPGTIIPESFNRVERLEKYVHLGCTRPFYKGSVVLSQGSETNNVMYVQSGCLAVSMGTDDGHNKFLFQIGEQSIGMTTFLSENHELQIVAVKDSVICFFTIEEVLKICHEDEQLIVDIIQNLSSKVYYFMTQSRDLNFSRPASRVFRFLYNLCLHDGKQIEDYYIIHSNLTQKAIGEITGTHYVTVSKLLTILEKQKVLRKTKDAIYVYNLEKLKNMINEVLEY, from the coding sequence ATGGATGATAGCACAAAAAGACAGATTCCAGGAACAATCATTCCTGAATCGTTTAATCGTGTTGAAAGATTGGAAAAATATGTACATCTCGGATGTACGCGTCCATTTTACAAAGGAAGCGTCGTACTTTCTCAGGGCAGTGAAACCAATAATGTAATGTATGTGCAGTCGGGATGTCTTGCCGTAAGCATGGGGACTGATGATGGTCATAATAAATTTTTGTTCCAGATCGGCGAGCAATCCATTGGGATGACAACCTTTTTAAGTGAGAATCATGAACTACAGATCGTTGCGGTCAAAGACAGTGTTATTTGTTTTTTTACCATTGAAGAGGTTTTGAAAATATGTCACGAAGATGAACAACTGATTGTCGATATCATTCAAAATCTTAGTTCAAAAGTATATTATTTTATGACACAATCAAGAGATTTAAATTTTTCCCGTCCCGCGAGTAGGGTGTTTCGCTTCCTGTATAACCTATGTCTTCATGATGGAAAACAAATTGAAGACTATTACATCATTCATTCAAATCTGACACAAAAAGCGATCGGCGAAATCACCGGCACCCATTATGTCACGGTTAGCAAATTATTGACGATCCTTGAAAAGCAGAAAGTATTGAGAAAAACCAAGGATGCAATTTATGTTTATAACCTAGAAAAACTAAAAAATATGATTAATGAAGTTCTTGAATATTAG